A segment of the Trifolium pratense cultivar HEN17-A07 linkage group LG7, ARS_RC_1.1, whole genome shotgun sequence genome:
AAGAGCAAAACATTTTTTACCACAGTGAGAAGCTTGCTGTTGCCTTTGGAATCATTTCAACTCCACCAGGAACTCCAATCAaggtttttaaaaatttaagaacTTGTGTAGACTGTCACACTGCCATGAAATATATATCAAAGATTgttcaaagaaaaataatagtGAGAGATTCAAATAGGTTTCACTGTTTTGAGGATGGAAGTTGCTCGTGCAAAGACTATTGGTAgtggtagtagtagtagtacaaTACATTAACAGCTTTGTGCAGCCTCAAAGTAATGGATCTACAATGATTGTTGTCGTGTGTTCTGTTTGGCGTGACGACAACAACGGTGACAACAAATGATGGTCACACCACTCGCTTCATGGTGCTTCAGAGCTGGAAGATGAGGTCTACGATATTGTTTTGCTCGTCATCATACACAACACCTTTGCTAAGGGTAAAATTTTCATCCCCTCTCGCATGAGCCCTGATTTTATGGTCATAGATTTCGGATTGGTTTGTCCCTTTTGTGATTTGGTTTTTGTTGGCTTGGTCTCTACTCACAAATCCAATTTTTCAACAAATTAATATTAGATGAGTTATTTCATTGTACTCTCGGTTTTGAGTGAccctaattttgtttttatgtgcACATTTGTggtgttatattatttttatatcagtTGTTTACATCTGCTTGCCATATCAATAAACACCCTATGCATAATTTCATGGATATCCCTATAAGGCTGCCCACACTCTTTGCTTGCTCTTCCTTCAAACTTGTATGCCTAGAACATTGTAACTCTGTATAGTTATACTTCTGGTTGTTAATCTGGtttcatttatataaatatgCACTCCCttaattccttttattttattcttcaaGCATTGGTTAAACACTTGTTTCCTTTATTCTCACCATGATCCATTATTCTCGcctttgcctttttgaagagaCAGATAGATAGAGAGACATCTGCTATGAAATAGTAACAAAAAGTGAACACTCTATTTGTGCATGTGGCCACTGAAATGTGAAAAGTAATAGGGTGGCCGGGAGGGAGTTCACTAGTTTTTACTAGGTAGCACTAGCAGCAGTTGATGTTTGTGTGTTACAAACTCCTAATTGAAATGCCATTGAATATTGAGTCGAGTTACCTTTGTGCAAGGGAAAAAATGAACCTTCATTTGATAACCGACCCCTCTGAGTCCACTTACCTTTTGGCTgtgcttatttttattttttttttcaaagttatgaTAGCTGATCCCCCTGATATTCTTGTAGGATGCAATTGAAATAAACTTCTTTTATCCCCCAATGTATGCCTCAATGAAAAATTGATGCTGCGGTTGGGGAGGATTGTGTTCTTCTCTTCATGAAGAAGTTTGTGGATATTCAAGTGCATGAGCTTAGATTTCTTGTCCGGGCTAAGCTGATCCCAGCATTACTAATATTTCACAGGATGACTTTAAATCATGTCCTTCCTTTTATTATACTCTAACCACATTCTACTAAGCGGAAAGAAGTTCAATTACCAaatttatcggttattatttgGTGCTGCTagagttaaaaatatttgtgCAACCTTCAGAAATTTCTGTGAGGCTCAGAACATGGAACTTTTTTACTGGTTAGGTTGTCTGCGGAATGATGGATCCATTGTATTATTGCACCATGCATGTGGCTACTGATGGAAGAACAGTTAAACAAGTTCTTGAAATATTAACCAATTGATGGCACTCAACTTTCCTTCATTTTTGTAACATGTGGCAGACACGTGaacacttggacacactgacacgtgtatagttcaaacggtgttagtgacaaaattaaTGGAAATGACTAAGTTGAAACATAatggaaacgtaagggacctcattgatactttttaaacgtgagaaaccaaattgaaacctaaaataaacgtaaatggtcaaatgtgtagttaagcctcaAACTTACTAATAATTGATAATTTAATATTGAATTCAATgttaaattaaagattttacttttaatttaaaaatttaagtgatataaatattaaactaataaatctttaatttaaattaaaaaatcaattttgaatattagataatttacacagaatttttaaaaaaacaatttcaaataaGACTAGACTCGGTCCACAAATCTTAGTTCAACTAGCAAAACAATGCCAAAGTTGTTAGGTTGGAAGTCATGACCTGGGTTCGAACCTCAGTTCCCTCACTCGTGTGTGATTTTATGATGACTTTATAATTTCATCTATGTaccaccaaaaaaaatatgactaaactcatgtattttatttaataaataacaCCAACAACTATATTATCAATAAATATTGTAAAGAATATTGTGTCATTTTTTCATGTATTAACATTACTCTTTTGAGTCATGCATATCACGtgataataaatattatataacgTTGAAATACAAACtgattataaattttaatcttattattttattttaccgtCATAAAACTCATATTACAGTTATGTATGATTTATTAAGCAAATAACTTAATGTAATTAAATAATGGCATCAAATTTTGTAAAGTTATatcgttttataaaaatttaattttttttcatttattctattgtattttattcttttcttgAACACATGCATAAACATAACAAAACACGGTTGAAAATGCACTaatatacaaaattgttttcctCTAACCATTAACCATGGTCTTAAATTCCGGACTAGTGATCAACTCGGTCGAAATTCTGGGTCACTAGATTGTCGGTCGAACAAGTAGGTCACTGGTCAGACCGCAtgactgttaaaaaaaaaattaaaaaaatgatacttaaaatttaatataaaatttctttCAATCTTGTTTAAGGACTAACATATTATTACATCATACTTTCTATTATGGGTGCCCCTAATATGGTCTCCAAAATAAAAGTCCACCGGTGGTCTTTAGTTTTGACCTGCAACTACATGTTACACCTTTTTTGGCTTTtcgtttttatttatttttatttcattcaaCTTTATCTTCTTATTTGTGTATCTTTTGATTTTACATTTATGCCCTTGACTCAAATCTACCCATTAGATATATCCCACGCTACACACCATGCCATATGTCAACGTTTATTGATTAAAACACAGAAAATCAAAAACGTCAAatgatcttcttcttcataaccAAAAGTAACAGAGCTTCTCTTTGAAGGCTCAGTCGCCGGCCTCTTTCATACCCACTCAACAAAAGTCAAAAACCACCGTCGCCATTTGAATCTAACTACTGCAACCGGTTTGAATGAGATGGTGGTAACTGATATGGCTATAGATCTAACCACCACAAATACTGAAAAAGCTTCTTCTACATAATTTCACCGCCAACGTTGGCATAATTTCGTCACTTTCTAACAAGTGAGTATTTTCATCttgtttttcattcaaacaATGTTAATTTTACAATTGGTTTATTGGGCGCATGGCCAAAGGCCCTTGTCTCTTGTATGAATGGCGGTGGAACCCAGGTGACTACTCCCCGGTGATGGTTCTAGTGTTTGCTTCGCTTATGCTATGGCTTGCTGCAAGATTGTTTTTGCTGCTGCTTTCTGTTTTGTCCTCTGTGTTGtagttttctatttttagatgGAATGTTTTTTGGTCGTTGAGTTTGggcttttttgtgtttttgattTGGGTGATCGATCCCTCTCTATGTACTGTTTAGCACCTCTTGTGTTGTGgcttattatataattatactttctttttgccttaaaaaaatgttaattttacaATAATTTCGGGAAATCacacaatttttcaaaaatataattatcgCGCCTAATATTTTGAaccaaattcaaaataatttaataaagcCAAAATTCAAATACTGCTCAAATCATGAAAATTCGACCAAGCCAAAACTAGTAGTGATGAATAAGGTAAAAATGGTGGATTTTAAAGAAACAAGGTAGtaaaacttaatcaattaatCTAGAATTATATAggtaaaatagttttaatcTCTAGAAAAGTTGTGTCTGGTAGTTTTCCTAAAAATCACTAAAAcagttttataatttaaataatcaATAAGTTTCACTCAAAAAATGATAGGAAACAAAATGATATGATTAATTGATAATTAGAACCAAATTacataaacttttctcaaaaGCAAAGAACAATTATATTTCTATTACAAAACAGAGACCTAATCTCAGATATACACAATCATAATCCATAAACTAATCATTCATTCAAACAGATCTAAGCTTTCTTTGGTGATTTCCCAGCTTTTGGAGACTTTGGCTCTTTACTAGCAGTAGTAGATCTATCGGTCTTCTTAGGCAAAAGAATTGGGTTAATATTAGGAAGAACACCACCATGAGCAATAGTAACACCAGCAAGCAATTTTCCAAGCTCTTCATCATTCCTCACAGCCAATAACACATGTCTAGGGATTATCCTATTCTTCTTGTTATCACGTGCAGCATTTCCAGCCAATTCAAGAAcctaaacaaacaaattattagGGTTTCAGATTCAAAATTAGGGTTCCAAATTCAAAATCAGTAAATAATAGTGATTGAATTGAAATTGATTTATACCTCAGCAGCAAGATATTCAAGAACGGCAGCTAAGTAAACTGGAGCTCCGGTACCGACACGTTGAGCGTATCGACCTTTCTTCAAGTAACGACCAATTCTTCCGACGGGGAATTGAAGACCAGCTCTGGTGGATCTGGTGACTGACTTCTTTCTTGGACCTCCGCCTTTTCTTCCTGCGGCACCTTTCTTTGTCTTTGTGTTTGTGGTGGAATCCATTTCGAGATTGGGAAATTAGGGTTTGGTGGTTGAAGATGAGTTTTGAGAAGATGAGGGAATTGAAAATTTGAGATGCAGAGTGTGAAGAAGGAATGTGATGTTGAAATTGTGAAATGTTAGCGCGCTTTTATGGAGTGTTCCTTTCTGGAGGAGTGTGACAATTGGAGTGAAAGTAATGCTGGACGTTGGATTGTATGTTATCTACGGCTGTGGATTGTTTTACCCTTGATCCGTGCGCTTTTAAACGAGCCAATAGAAAGCCACGGCATGATTGATAATAGTCATAATACCGTCTTCTtctattgagtttttttttgttactttctTCAATTATTGTAGACGACTTATTACCAAGTAAGTACTACTAATTATTcagtaaaataataataataatcatagtaATAATAGAAGTGTTTAACTAGTATTAGTTTgattatttaactatttaatttaaagttatagataaattaaaaaaaattaaagagaaaatagttaaattattaaattaataatatttgttttggaCCGTAAGTTTGGGTTAGATTAAGTTCAATGGCATATTCACCAACCTAATTCTAAATTTATTGGCTTATATATACAACCTTCACAAATCTCACAAGATATGCATTAATCTAATCGTTACATTCACCTCAAGTTTATACTTAACTTGGACGTTAAAGTGTTTTCTACTgatacatcttttttttttgcatcgTCGGTCATCTCAATGCTCAAAGCATTTCTTCCATCCATTCATCAAGTGGGTTCTCTAACCTCTCATTTATCTATTTAGATAAAACTCGAGTTTTATTACgaacaaatattttaaagtcTTAATGATAATATGTTTTCAAAATAAGTTATTTCATATATGATACGagaactttaaaaataaaaaaagagactaaaaaggaaaacataaaatttagaGAACTaaagtttgaagaaaaatttagagggactaaaaatagaaattgtatattttttcgAAGGATCAGCACATTAAAccctaaaagaataaaaaaaaatcattaattagGGTTACAAGGTTCAATGTTCATCATCGTTTTCTCCATTCCATCATTTTTCATTCTTCATTGCTCATTGTTCTTGTCGTTCCAGGCTTCCATTTGTCCTTCTAATCATTATCGTCTTCTTCTTTTTGCCATGACCTATAATTGCCTTTCAAAACTTCTTCAGATTCAATCTTTCACTACACCTTTTCTTCACCTTCGTAAGTTGTTGAACCTATTGTACATATTTCTGCACCATATGTTGTTCAATTCTAAATAGAGGCTTCTGCACCTTTAACACGACTTTGTCCTTCTTTGGAGTCTTTTACAACTTTAACGTAACTTTGTCTTTCTTTGGAGTCATATGCACATTTGACACAAATTTGTTCTTCTTTGGAATAACAGCATAATTAATGTTAGGTGTTGTAGACATAACTTCATCAGGTATATCATCAAACAAACTCTAACTTGCATCAACTTCAAGTTTACTTGCATATGCTTTAGCTCGACTTGTCATTGCTTTAAATTAACTTGCTTTAATTTGACTTGATCCTAGCTTCAAGATTTGCATTTGAACTTCCTTTTGGTAGTTTTTCTCAAAACAAGTGCATGCACACAAGTAATAATCAAAATAGAAAGTTTAAAAATTACATTTCTTTTCAAAGCATTTGAATTTTGAGTAGGGCTCTTGCATGACATTGCATTGTGACCAAAACGGTACATTTATAAGCCCACTAGTTCTTATTTTCCTATTGTAgacgacttttttttttactaattggAAAATTAAAGAATTGGAAAAATAGAGAGTAATGTGTAGTTAAGGATATAgtagaaaaaataacattaaatattttatgatatCATAAAgcgtttattttttattataaaaaaaatattatttgatggTTTCAGCAACTAAAGGAGAAACTTAAATGTCTTCAAAAGTTGTTGCAGCATACAAAACCGATCCGAGTGTTCTCTAGCTATCAAGCCCCAACATGTAATTCCATTCTAAGTAAAAATCCATCTTACCTTCCAAGGTCGATTTAAGATTTATCGCAGAGAAGAAATTCTCGTTTTCTCGTCTCAGATTATACAAGATTGAAGATGAagcattgaattttttttcccaattgTACCCAATTTCTTACTCTTGAAACTTGAAGAAGTGATAGAAATTAGAGAGAGTCGGAAATTGGAGATGCGTATCGTTTCTGATCTTTGTcaatgaaaaaaattgggggaTTTGGGTTTTGGGCATTGGAGAATATTGGAACTGAGAAAGAAGGGGTTATTGTGAAGAGAAAAAAcgatggtgatggtgatggtaAAAGTCATCGTCGATGATCGGGAAGACGATGATATCTTCTTCAATTATGTCGAAGGGATTTGTGAAGACTGTGAAGGATTTTGGTTTGGGAAATTCGCGTAGGGGATTTGAGAAACACTGTTGATGTATTGGTGTATTGGTTGAACTGAGATGAGATTGAGTAGATGCATTTTTGGGATCCATTGAAGAACAAGAACCCTAATTGCAGGTTCTTGAAAATGAGATTTTTCGTTTTCTTTCATAGATAAATTGATTTAGTTTTATTTGGAAAtatgaaatattattaattgaaaGTGGAGAGAGAttatgcaaataaaaaaaaattataagtttaaatatgtaaaataaAACTTAATGTATAAAATAGTTAGTAAAGTCCACATGGTCAATTTTAAGTGGTGTCACATCAGTATAAGACAACTAGCACACTTGCATAAGAAGACAACCTAACACTCACCTTATCCATAACAACTAAAGAGAAAGTCTTGGTTAGGCACATACACAACACTTAACATTTGGACACATCCAACTAAATTTTGACagcacattattttttttaaaaataaaatgaaaagtgttttttcttctctctccattcttcctcttcttcctccCTAATCTCTGCAACAAACACAACATTTTCATTTCTTCGAAACTTGGATCTATCCCAATCTCTCCTACTATCTCACTTGgaaaaacaaatatttcaaaaaatcaacaaaacaaacaacaaaacacTTTGATGGAAAAAGTTTTGAAGAAATAAGATTAACTTGATTTCATTCACCATTTCGGGGAAGTAAAATTTAATTCACCACTCAATCTTTTCAATCAAGACTCTTTGGCCATGGAAATCTGACAAAATTCCTACATGATTGTTCTACTAATGATtaaaatttgatgaaattattaaaaaatatacaatttttaagGTCAAGAAATTTTGGATTTATAAGAACTttcaattaaaacataaaaatttatagaaATATGACTAAACAAGAAGAACATAGATAAAAAGTATGATTTTTAGAAATCcgttttgaaaacaaaattgtagTGGAATAGCAAACCATATAGGATGCAAAAAAGGGAAGAAGGAGGTAGATCTACCAACAAGAACATGCAGAGAAAGAAGGCGGAAGAGTGGAGAGGGAATAaggacatttttatttttttttaagaaaagtaATGTGTtgtcaaaatttgatttgatgtgCCCAAATGTTAGGTGTTGGGTATGTGCCTAACCAAGACTTTCTCACAACTAAAATTGTGACATTAAATGACTAAGCGTCTGGTTACGCGTTTCGGAACCAAAACGCGAGTTTGCTGCAACAAAACGTGCTTTTTCTGTTTTTCTGTGTGTTTGGATAAAATCAATTGTGAATCCCTGAAACGCGATTTTACACTCAAACACGAGTTTACATGAAGCTACAAATCCAAGCTTCTACGCCAAACCAAACTCGATTTGGGATTTTTTCTTTCGGGTGCTCTTTCTCCTACTATTTTATTCCTTCCATGCCCGTAACATGATGTCTTTCTCAAATTCACTCTTAAATCAGTTGGATCCACCACTCCAACCAGTTGCATGTTGCTTTTCCTCTCTAAAATTCACAACTAAACATATTTGCCTCTGATTATAGAAACTTTGATGGCGAGGGAGAAGGAAAATTTGATGGAAAAATGGTAAGATAGAGGTAGAATATTGAGAGATGGGGAAGGAAAAATGGAAGAGATGATAGAATAATAACAAAGAGACGAGGAAGGAGAAAAGCTGTAAGGCAATGAAGATTCTGGAAAATGGCGGTGTCAATGGATATCCTCCCCCAATGAAGAAGTTGTGATTTAATCCGGAAAAAATGACTTTAATTTATTGATTGTGACATAGATTTCTTGACTTggaatgttttttttacacaaagtTATTGGGCATTTGAGTTGGTTGGTCTTAAAAAAATAgaccccaaaaaaatataattaattgggTTGGAGGGTGTTTTTATATAGCTAAAAACCCTTTTCGTAATTTCCActcttaaaatcaattttgattcaaatcatTCAAACAACATATTTAATACAAATCATTTTTACCATAAAAGTATccaaataaaaatcactttacattcaactcaattttaatcaaaatcaattatatcaaactcaattctaccaaactcaattctgaTCACTGCAGAACGAAACATATACTCAAAAATTTTGTTCATCAAAATATCACATTTTGGATAAAATCTAAATGCATGCTTGCTCCAAGTTTTTGTGGGAACTCCCATTAGCCACTTTCAAACTTTAAAATCAACTATCTTCAGTTCATTATTCTTTTCTAACCATGCTCAATAGTAAGTTGTTTTGGCAGCTCCCATCATCAAGTCCCTTATAAGGGTGTCTCCTCCAAACTTCTTAAAATGTGCATACAACTATCTGAGTCATAATCTATGCTCAGTTCTCTGAAACATATCTTTAAACACAGCCACCAACGCctacaatttttcttcttcataaaaacaccTAATTAAAGACATTTGTACATCTTGTTatctaaaattaaaacaaatttcttATCTTGTCCAGTATATTTCCTTAACAATTGTAAAAACCATCTTCAGTTTTCCTTTGTTTATTTTTCAACATCCCCAAAAGTCTATGGAAAGTATTGGTCACTGGGATCCCTACCTACAACCATTAGGAGTTGTCTACCATATTTTGTCTTTAGATGACAACCATTAACTCCAATAAATGGTTTGCATACATGGAGGAAACCCTTTTTACAaccatcaaaataaaaatagagagtCCCAAACCGTGGTTACATTGATGGTGTTAATAGCACAAACTCTTTTTAACTTAGTTGCATAACTCCATATCATTGCATACTGCTTATCAACATCTCCTTTAATAACACTTTTTGTTATCTATCAACTTTGTCTTCCATGCTTTGCCAACAGTAATACTCACTGCATAATTTATTCTCTTGTGCTGCATAACATCGCAAACTCTCACTTCCTCAAATGTTTGCATTTTGTTCACTACTACCTTGGCTACGCACTTTGAGGTTCCAGATCTATGGTTCAACAGTACTTTTGTCAACATTTTGTTCCTGTTTAGGGTTGTTTATGAGGATACTTAGACAAAATATGTTCAGCTAAGTTATATAGAGTATAAGTAGGTATGTATAATGTGATATCTGATCTAAGtgaacactacaagaaaacctCAATTTACCAacgaaattaaaaaatatttattggcGGTTTTGACCCTCAATAAATTACTGACGGCTTAAACCCTCAATAACTAACAAAAATcaccagaaaagaaaaaagcagTAATCTTAAATTTAGTGACGGCCTACACCGCCAATAAATAGTCCATAATTAAGGGGAAGGGAACCATTCCACTTAATGGCGGCTAAAACCCCCAATTAATTGTCTGTAAAAaagatttataaataaatttagtaatGGCCGCCAATAATTATCGTTTCTCTTGGTCTCTTTCTCAGTTTTAAATCTCACCAGTTTCACAATACTGCTTAATTTGCTTATTTTACTTAGAAAACAAAAGCCTAACTATTTAGTGCTTCCGGATCTATTTTTCCACTTCCTTGAACTTTTTTGGCTACAAGATGTAAAATCCCACCCTTGAACTTTCTCATTCTCTTTTGGATCTATTTTTTCACTCCCACCCTTGAACTTTCTCATTCTCTTTCCAGATCTATTTCTCATTCTTTTCaacaattcaatttcaattttcattgccACAATTTCACATGTGAAAaaaattagcttttttttttacggtatgTTTGTGAAGAAATGAGTGTGAACCTGAAAATCAGATCTATGTTGCTTCTTCACCATCCTAATTCAAAATTCATGAACACCATTTCTCATATCTACTTCTAATTCCTATGTCAAAAAAGATTTGGCTCTgattcaaaaagaaaacaagGGTCACTGAATGTGAAATTGAGTTATGTTCTTGATTAAAAAACAAACCTTTCCATACAATAAGGAGATTTTCTTGAAAACTTAGGGTGGTGAGAAAATCTCAGATAACTTTGTAAGCTTTTTGGGTGGATAATTGCTCTTGTTCATTAGAGTTTTTTATCCCATAAAGTCCAAAAgtaaaatcacaataataatgaaaaaaaaccaatgaagtaaattaataataaaaaattagtcatAACAGTCTATTGTACCGACTATAATATTAATAGGTGTTCATT
Coding sequences within it:
- the LOC123897595 gene encoding probable histone H2A.2 — encoded protein: MDSTTNTKTKKGAAGRKGGGPRKKSVTRSTRAGLQFPVGRIGRYLKKGRYAQRVGTGAPVYLAAVLEYLAAEVLELAGNAARDNKKNRIIPRHVLLAVRNDEELGKLLAGVTIAHGGVLPNINPILLPKKTDRSTTASKEPKSPKAGKSPKKA